A window of the Eulemur rufifrons isolate Redbay chromosome 6, OSU_ERuf_1, whole genome shotgun sequence genome harbors these coding sequences:
- the SLC43A1 gene encoding large neutral amino acids transporter small subunit 3 isoform X3: protein MAPTLQQAYRRRWWMVCTAALENLFFSAVLLGWGSLLIMLKKEGFYSSMCAVENATNTTQDEQRQWLSCDRQDEMLNVGFTIGSFVLSATTLPLGVFMDRFGPRPVRLVGSACFASSCTLMALASWDTEVLSPLIFVALSLNGFGGICLTFSSLTLPNMFGNLRSTFMALMFGSYASSAITFPGIKLIYDAGVTFVVIMFTWSGLACLIFLNCALNWPIEAFPAPEEVNYTKKIKLSGLALDHKVTGDRFYTHVTIVGQRLSQKAPSLEEGADVFISSQDVRGTSEKLSERSVPFRKSLCAPIFLWSLLTMGMTQLRVIFYMAAMNKMLEYVVTCGQEQETNEQREKVAETVGFYTSIFGAMQLLCLLTCPLIGYIMDWRIKDCVDAPVDSTAPRDARDGVAAKSLRPRYCKIQKLTNAINAFTLTNFLLVGFGITCLINNLHLQFVTFILHTMVRGFFHSACGSLYAAVFPSNHFGTLTGLQSLISAVFALLQQPLFMAMVGPLKGEPFWVNLGLLLFSLLGFLLPCYLFYYRAWLQKEYMANGVCPLKVLSGPEATT from the exons TTGAGAACGCCACCAACACCACCCAGGATGAGCAGCGCCAGTGGCTGAGCTGTGACCGGCAGGACGAGATGCTCAATGTGGGCTTCACCATTGGTTCCTTCGTGCTCAGCGCCACCACCTTGCCGCTGGGGGTCTTCATGGACCGCTTTGGCCCCCGGCCTGTGCGGCTGGTTGGCAG TGCCTGCTTTGCTTCGTCTTGCACCCTCATGGCCCTGGCATCTTGGGACACTGAAG TGCTGTCTCCATTGATCTTCGTGGCACTGTCTCTGAATGGCTTTGGTGGAATCTGCCTAACGTTCTCTTCACTCACT CTGCCCAACATGTTTGGGAACCTGCGCTCCACGTTCATGGCCCTCATGTTCGGCTCCTATGCCTCCTCTGCCATCACGTTCCCGGGAATTAAG ctGATCTATGATGCTGGTGTGACCTTTGTGGTCATCATGTTCACCTGGTCCGGCCTGGCCTGCCTTATCTTTCTGAACTGTGCCCTCAACTGGCCTATCGAAGCCTTTCCTGCCCCTGAGGAAGTCAATTACAC GAAGAAGATCAAGCTCAGCGGGCTGGCCCTGGATCACAAGGTGACTGGCGACCGCTTCTATACCCACGTGACCATCGTGGGCCAGCGGCTGAGCCAGAAGGCCCCTagcctggaggagggggctgatGTCTTCATCTCATCCCAGGATGTTCGTGGCACCTCGGAAAAACTTTCTGAGC GGTCTGTCCCCTTCCGCAAGAGCCTCTGCGCCCCCATTTTCCTGTGGAGCCTCCTCACCATGGGCATGACCCAGCTGCGGGTCATCTTCTACATGGCCGCCATGAACAAGATGCTGGAGTACGTTGTGACCTGCGGCCAGGAGCAGG AGACGAATGAACAGAGAGAAAAGGTGGCAGAGACAG TTGGGTTCTACACCTCCATCTTTGGGGCCATGCAGTTGTTGTGCCTTCTCACCTGCCCCCTCATCGGCTACATCATGGACTGGCGGATCAAGGACTGTGTGGATGCCCCGGTTGACAGCACTGCCCCAAGAGATGCCAG GGATGGGGTTGCTGCCAAGTCCCTCAGACCGCGCTACTGCAAGATCCAGAAGCTCACCAATGCCATCAATGCCTTCACGCTGACCAACTTTCTGCTTGTGGGTTTTGGCATCACCTGCCTCATCAACAACCTGCACCTCCAG TTCGTGACGTTTATCCTGCACACCATGGTCCGAGGTTTCTTCCACTCTGCCTGTGGAAGCCTCTATGCTGCAGT GTTCCCATCCAACCACTTCGGGACGCTGACGGGCCTGCAGTCCCTCATCAGCGCCGTGTTCGCCCTGCTCCAGCAGCCACTCTTCATGGCCATGGTGGGACCCCTGAAAGGAGAGCCTTTCTGG GTGAATCTGGGCCTCCTGCTGTTCTCGCTCCTTGGATTCCTGCTACCTTGCTACCTCTTCTACTACCGTGCCTGGCTCCAGAAGGAGTACATGGCCAACGGGGTGTGCCCACTGAAGGTGCTCAGCGGCCCTGAGGCAACAACATAG